One genomic region from Equus asinus isolate D_3611 breed Donkey chromosome 10, EquAss-T2T_v2, whole genome shotgun sequence encodes:
- the LOC106831784 gene encoding cytochrome P450 4F3 isoform X6 produces the protein MLPAAPQTELVLGSPRPAAIAPKDMVFYRFLKPWLGDGLPLSGGDKWSRHRRMLTPAFHFNILKSYVRIFNDSVNIMHAKWKRLASEGSAHLDMFEHISLMTLDSLQKCVFSFDSNCQEKPSEYIAAILELSALVTKRHQQIILHMDFLYHLTTDGRRFRRACRLVHDFTDSVIQERRRTLPDQGLDDLLKAKAKVKTLDFIDVLLLAKDEDGKELSDEDIRAEADTFMFAGHDTTASGLAWVLYNLARHPEHQERCRQEVRELLRDREPKEIEWDDLAQLPFLTMCIKESLRLHPPVTMVSRCCTQDIVLPDGRVIPKGVICLISIFGTHHNPSVWPDPEVYDPFRFDPENTKERSPLAFIPFSAGPRNCIGQTFAMTEMKVVLALTLLRFRVRPAGEEPRRKPELILRAEGGLWLRVEPLSAGPQ, from the exons CTGCCATCGCGCCTAAGGACATGGTCTTCTACAGATTCCTGAAGCCCTGGCTGG GGGATGGGCTCCCGCTGAGTGGCGGTGACAAGTGGAGCAGGCACCGCCGCATGCTGACACCCGCCTTCCACTTCAACATCCTGAAGTCCTACGTGAGGATTTTCAATGACAGTGTGAATATCATGCAT GCCAAGTGGAAGCGCCTGGCCTCGGAGGGCAGTGCCCATCTGGACATGTTTGAGCACATCAGCCTCATGACCCTCGACAGTCTGCAGAAATGTGTCTTCAGTTTCGACAGTAACTGCCAGGA GAAGCCTAGTGAATATATTGCTGCCATCTTGGAGCTCAGTGCCCTTGTGACAAAGCGGCACCAGCAAATCATCCTGCACATGGACTTCCTGTACCACCTCACCACTGATGGACGGCGCTTCCGTAGGGCCTGCCGCCTGGTGCATGACTTCACAGATTCTGTCATCCAGGAGCGGCGTCGCACCCTCCCTGATCAGGGTCTTGATGACCTCCTCAAGGCCAAGGCTAAGGTCAAGACTTTGGACTTCATCGATGTGCTCCTGCTGGCTAAG GATGAAGATGGGAAGGAACTGTCAGATGAGGACATCCGAGCTGAAGCTGACACCTTTATGTTTGCGG GACATGACACCACAGCCAGCGGCCTCGCCTGGGTCCTGTACAACCTCGCGAGGCACCCGGAGCACCAGGAGCGGTGCCGGCAGGAGGTGCGAGAGCTCCTGAGGGACCGCGAGCCTAAAGAGATTGAGTG GGACGACCTGGCCCAGTTGCCCTTCCTGACCATGTGCATCAAGGAGAGTCTGCGGTTGCATCCCCCAGTGACAATGGTCTCCCGCTGCTGCACCCAGGACATTGTGCTCCCGGATGGCCGGGTCATCCCCAAAG GTGTTATCTGCCTCATCAGCATTTTCGGGACCCACCACAACCCATCCGTGTGGCCAGACCCTGAG GTCTATGATCCCTTTCGCTTCGACCCAGAAAACACCAAGGAGAGGTCACCTCTGGCCTTTATTCCCTTCTCAGCGGGGCCCAG GAACTGCATCGGGCAGACGTTCGCCATGACGGAGATGAAGGTGGTCCTGGCGCTCACGCTGCTGCGCTtccgcgtccggccggccgggGAGGAGCCGCGCCGGAAGCCGGAGCTGATCCTGCGCGCCGAGGGCGGACTGTGGCTGCGGGTGGAGCCGCTGAGCGCGGGCCCCCAGTGA
- the LOC106831784 gene encoding cytochrome P450 4F3 isoform X5, producing MDRAPVCLLVLPGLKCPGSANITTRGSGVCLEKQDIKAAAIAPKDMVFYRFLKPWLGDGLPLSGGDKWSRHRRMLTPAFHFNILKSYVRIFNDSVNIMHAKWKRLASEGSAHLDMFEHISLMTLDSLQKCVFSFDSNCQEKPSEYIAAILELSALVTKRHQQIILHMDFLYHLTTDGRRFRRACRLVHDFTDSVIQERRRTLPDQGLDDLLKAKAKVKTLDFIDVLLLAKDEDGKELSDEDIRAEADTFMFAGHDTTASGLAWVLYNLARHPEHQERCRQEVRELLRDREPKEIEWDDLAQLPFLTMCIKESLRLHPPVTMVSRCCTQDIVLPDGRVIPKGVICLISIFGTHHNPSVWPDPEVYDPFRFDPENTKERSPLAFIPFSAGPRNCIGQTFAMTEMKVVLALTLLRFRVRPAGEEPRRKPELILRAEGGLWLRVEPLSAGPQ from the exons CTGCCATCGCGCCTAAGGACATGGTCTTCTACAGATTCCTGAAGCCCTGGCTGG GGGATGGGCTCCCGCTGAGTGGCGGTGACAAGTGGAGCAGGCACCGCCGCATGCTGACACCCGCCTTCCACTTCAACATCCTGAAGTCCTACGTGAGGATTTTCAATGACAGTGTGAATATCATGCAT GCCAAGTGGAAGCGCCTGGCCTCGGAGGGCAGTGCCCATCTGGACATGTTTGAGCACATCAGCCTCATGACCCTCGACAGTCTGCAGAAATGTGTCTTCAGTTTCGACAGTAACTGCCAGGA GAAGCCTAGTGAATATATTGCTGCCATCTTGGAGCTCAGTGCCCTTGTGACAAAGCGGCACCAGCAAATCATCCTGCACATGGACTTCCTGTACCACCTCACCACTGATGGACGGCGCTTCCGTAGGGCCTGCCGCCTGGTGCATGACTTCACAGATTCTGTCATCCAGGAGCGGCGTCGCACCCTCCCTGATCAGGGTCTTGATGACCTCCTCAAGGCCAAGGCTAAGGTCAAGACTTTGGACTTCATCGATGTGCTCCTGCTGGCTAAG GATGAAGATGGGAAGGAACTGTCAGATGAGGACATCCGAGCTGAAGCTGACACCTTTATGTTTGCGG GACATGACACCACAGCCAGCGGCCTCGCCTGGGTCCTGTACAACCTCGCGAGGCACCCGGAGCACCAGGAGCGGTGCCGGCAGGAGGTGCGAGAGCTCCTGAGGGACCGCGAGCCTAAAGAGATTGAGTG GGACGACCTGGCCCAGTTGCCCTTCCTGACCATGTGCATCAAGGAGAGTCTGCGGTTGCATCCCCCAGTGACAATGGTCTCCCGCTGCTGCACCCAGGACATTGTGCTCCCGGATGGCCGGGTCATCCCCAAAG GTGTTATCTGCCTCATCAGCATTTTCGGGACCCACCACAACCCATCCGTGTGGCCAGACCCTGAG GTCTATGATCCCTTTCGCTTCGACCCAGAAAACACCAAGGAGAGGTCACCTCTGGCCTTTATTCCCTTCTCAGCGGGGCCCAG GAACTGCATCGGGCAGACGTTCGCCATGACGGAGATGAAGGTGGTCCTGGCGCTCACGCTGCTGCGCTtccgcgtccggccggccgggGAGGAGCCGCGCCGGAAGCCGGAGCTGATCCTGCGCGCCGAGGGCGGACTGTGGCTGCGGGTGGAGCCGCTGAGCGCGGGCCCCCAGTGA